tcattggcaaacttaagacaggcgttgacatgtgctggtttaagcaggggaaccttctgtaccatgcatgacttcaaaccatgacatcttagtatattaccaacagtcaccttggaaacggtggtcccagccattttcaggtcattgaccaagtccggTCATGTAGTCctcggctgattcctcacctgtgtaaggatcattgagaccccacgaggttattttttgcatggggctccactccgattgagattgaccatcatgtttagcttcttccattttctaatgattgctccaacagtgaaccttttttcaccaagctgcttggcaatttctccatagccctttccagtcgtgtggagttgtacaattttgtctctggtatgtttggacagctctttggtcttggccatgttacaagtttgagtcttactgattgtatggggcagacaggtgtctttatgcagctaatgacctcacacaggtgcatctgattcaggttaatacatgaagtggaggtggacttttaaaggaggactaacaggtttttgagggtcagaatctagctgatagacaggtgttcaaatacttatttgcagctgtatcacatcataaaaaaaaaaaaattatacattgagattagtgtttttttctttttagatgatctctctcacagtggacatgcacctacgatgaaaattttagacccctccatgatttctaagtgggacaacttgcaatatagcagggtgttcaaatacttattttcttcactgtaagttcaTTGTGTATAacaatggatggacggacagactAATACTTAATCCACAACAAGAGTCCACAGTACATCCAACTTCCACTCTGATACAAGTTTTAAAAGGTTGTACAGTAATCACCTCGCAGACACTTACCCATGCCATCGTGTTTTCAGTTTCACCACAGCGGTAGAAGAAGCGTAAAGGTCTGGTTGGATGATGCACATAACTGTGAAGGTCCTGGTACAGACCCATTAGCCTCTCCTGCTCTTCTTCTGACTGATACACGAGAGGAAACTCTGGgctggggaaaagaaaaacatcgaCTTATTTTTATTCTACTTTAGTAATTGAACATGAAATAACTTCATAATCAGTTTTGGAGTTCAGATGAACTGTTGGGTTTTCCTCTATAACGCATCAGAAGTATTCAATACTCATAAGATACTGTGAAACTGAAGTTTTGAATATAAAAGTGGAGGGGAAAAGTGCATGTAAACACACTTTTGTGCTGCTGGTTGTCTCTGTAAAGTACCAAAGTTGACACAGCAGAGGTGAAATTATGGCAGCATATACtttaataatattttcaaaacattgttacCTACCTGGTATACAGCCCAGAGCTCTTTGATTTATACAGGAAGTGTCTGAGTTCAGGGATGCCAACTTGACTGACAGAATAGCTGCGAGACGTCAGCGCATCCTTTAGAGCATGATAGGCACTGCGCTTACTCAACCTCTCCAGAAACTTTTGCTTGCAGTCAGACATGTTAAAAAAGTCTTCTCGGTCAGTTGAGACCAGGATAAGGCACAGCTCCGACGCAGGTTCTAGGTAGGAAATGTGGGCATGGAAAAATCCCGCAGTATTGAACTTTGGCAAACAGATGGGGGTCCAGCCTTCACCCTCTcgaaaagatgaagaggagCCAACAAGGTTGAAGAGCAGGTGCAAGTCTATGTGGTGCAAGAACTGGTCCTTTTTCCTAACCAGAGTAACCAGGCGGTCTCCTGCCAGCAGAATGGAGAAAACgagatttttggatttggcCGCCTGCAGGCTCGACGAGATAACATCCCTGGACGAGCTGGCCAGAGGAAGGCAGGTGACGGCGCTGAGTAGAAGGCCTGGGTCGTGATCCAGCTGATACAAAAGGTTGTCAGTGAGATACTCAGAACCAGCCAGCAGGCGCCGTAGGTCATAGTTCTGCTTGTGCTGGAAGATGTGGTTGAGCTGGGTGAGGGTGAGTAGGCTGACAATCTGATAGTAGACATACTGTAGTTCCcgcagcagctctttgtctgACTGACACGTACGGGACACACCCACAAGAACCAATGGACTCTTGGTGAGGAAAACCACTTTACATccatctgacaaaaaaaaaaaaaaaaaaaaaaatcatgaggaTGGACTCAGTCTCCTTTCTTGCATACAACCTCGATCGAGGATCAAATTGTAACTATTGTAAAAGCTTTAAACTGCATACTTCCAACTGTCATTCAAGTAGAGAAACACACAAAGGGGGAAGAATTACACCACACATATCCACTCTGATTGAAAGCAtaccgtttgtgtgtgtgtgtgtaaatatatatatatatatattatatatatatatatatatatatatatatatatatatatacacacacacacacagacacacagacacacacacacacactcataactGAACAAAGacttattattttcttttgggttatgttttgtttagcaCTATAatgtgcttttctgaaatggcTGACAGTTTACCTGAGACGcgttgaaaaaaacaacatttcgcctggcccttcatgttttctttaaagaattgtacACATCTTACAAATTATCCCTGGTactaaaaaaatgtgcacacaaTGCTCACTTATTTACCTAATAAAAGGTAGGACTGCAAATTCCAAAAAAGAGCAGGTACATAAAAAGAAAGTTACAGTCAAACCAAGTGTTTAGCTTCAGTTTCCAGTTTTCTGGAATCTTATTTCATAAAACAGTGAAGTCTAaaacaatttgacatttgaacAAATCTTAACAAGTGAGACATGTCAAGGTTTTGTTTGTTCAAAaacttttgattttgtttcataATGACATTTGTCCCTCTTTAACTCAACTTCAAGCCAAATCTCTTTCTCGCTCACCTCCTACGTTTCTCCTTGTCTGTCTGGGTTGTTCGCAGTCAGTGATCACCACTTGAGATCTGATTTGATTTGGATGAAGGGGGTGGCTCAAGCTAAATGTGATAGGTCGGTATGGTTTGTCATGACCATAAAACCTATACTGCTGTACAGCTTATAATAGAAGTGCCATGTATGTCTTGAAccatagcattttttttggctATGGTGTGGTTCTGTATGGGACTGCTTCTGGGTCCAGATATGAACCGCAGTTCGCCAGTTAGTGACCACTGTGCCAGGGTCATGCAACGAAAGGAGCCTACACTTTGTCGCCTAACGCGGCcacaaatttgttttgattgtaAAAACCCTGTGGCTTATTTGAACATTATGTAAATGAGCCGTTCAGCATTCTATCCTACCTAACACCAGGGAGAAAGTACAGCACGGAACACACTCATTCAAAAATCAGTAGATAGGAAACAGATTTCTTTGTTcaataatttcacatttcataGTTGGAAAGGCCCTACAGGGGCCCAAATGTATAACATCTGTATAGAAGCAATTACAACTGTCCATAATATGTCCTATTTAAAGAATGATTAAGGCATCATCCATCTTATGTCTTTTCTTTCTGGAAACATTTAGACTTTTACAACATCTTTATCACTACATGGCACAGCGTCTTGTCAATGGCGACTgacccagtgtgacatctgcaaatgacgttgcaggcattATGGctcccacttggatgtcgagtgagacttcggtaactttgcacatgaatgaaacgctctccgcttatatttactttttcatccagacattgaagtgaataaagcTGGACAATTGGGCCACCACTCGAGTCATTCTGCTTTGAACTTTTTTGCTTACTACATGGAAATTCCTGTGTACCTTCTCGTTCTATTCTGACATTTGTCCCTCTGCATCTGAGATTGAGGCTGCTCATTCTTTTGGATATGTTTGCTATTTTGGGCTGACATCTTGTGAAATCTCATGCATGATAGtatttcaaaatggaaaatgttaacCGATAATTTCGATTTGGGACTTTTCCCTTTATGAGTGCAGTCCATGAAAAATATTACTATTTGTAATGGTACTTATTAGAGCTCATTAGATTCAGTGTGCTCTCACCTGCATGGATGGAGCGGATGATGTTGTTCTCAGCCTCGACAAAAGATACGAGGGCCATCATCACACCCATGGTGCTGGACAGAGCCTCCTCTGTGCCATAACGGGTATAAATTGGCTTTCCTGCCTCGCTCATCACAAACATGTGCTTTTTGTGGCTCCTCCATGCCTCGCTGGACACATCTTCCTCTTTGGTCCTGCAGTCTGATGGAATATTATGTTGCTTTACTCTTTTCTCTTCCACCAGCACTTTAATATCCTGGGAACACTCTTGGGATTTGAGCACCTCAGCCTCCTTGCTAGCCTCTTCGGCCTCAGCAGTCAGATCCTCAAAGGACTGTGCATGGACAAACATGGCACTTTTCTGACCTGCACCTGTTTGAATCAGAGTCATTTACAGATGTATATCTAAGTATATCATGTGGGATGCGTTTGATCACGCTGAACAAAGTGCATAAGCTGGGTGGGAAAAACAATCAAGATGAAAAAGTCTAAAATACTACAACAAATTCAGGCAATGACAAGAACAGACGCAACAAGGACAAAAGTATTACCCTaccacaataaaatgaaaatggggtgggggggaatggATTTAGTCTCCATGTATAGTATTCATTCCTTTCTAAAGGTTTTGGACTCTGTTATGGgccatttttgaaaatttatGAGGTCAGTGGTAACTCATGTTGGATGAGAGGGtctaaaatataaatgaacaaCCACTGACACATCACATTGT
This portion of the Syngnathoides biaculeatus isolate LvHL_M chromosome 10, ASM1980259v1, whole genome shotgun sequence genome encodes:
- the mon1a gene encoding vacuolar fusion protein MON1 homolog A; translation: MLSVIVMDGVSQRPSVPWENGTLTPVHRFSSERADSPTPGLVEGTEPGAGQKSAMFVHAQSFEDLTAEAEEASKEAEVLKSQECSQDIKVLVEEKRVKQHNIPSDCRTKEEDVSSEAWRSHKKHMFVMSEAGKPIYTRYGTEEALSSTMGVMMALVSFVEAENNIIRSIHADGCKVVFLTKSPLVLVGVSRTCQSDKELLRELQYVYYQIVSLLTLTQLNHIFQHKQNYDLRRLLAGSEYLTDNLLYQLDHDPGLLLSAVTCLPLASSSRDVISSSLQAAKSKNLVFSILLAGDRLVTLVRKKDQFLHHIDLHLLFNLVGSSSSFREGEGWTPICLPKFNTAGFFHAHISYLEPASELCLILVSTDREDFFNMSDCKQKFLERLSKRSAYHALKDALTSRSYSVSQVGIPELRHFLYKSKSSGLYTSPEFPLVYQSEEEQERLMGLYQDLHSYVHHPTRPLRFFYRCGETENTMAWVTSGFEVYLCFSPLGTKALAISAVNKLLKWIRKEEDRLFILSHLTY